Below is a window of Acidobacteriota bacterium DNA.
CGAAACCAATCATGGATGGGTCCCTCTGGTCGCGACCGTCACCGGAGTCCCCGGGGAACATGCCGTCAAAACTCCCGACAACGAAGGTGAGATCGAACGCAAAGGCATGAGCAAGAAACGTGTGATTGAAGCGGCAGCCGTAGGCGCCGCCATCGGCACGGTCAGCGGCGCAATTGCCGGTGGAGGCAAAGGAGCCGGGATCGGAGCCGGTGCTGGCGCCGGAGTGGGAGCCCTGGCAGGGTTTCTCACCGACCACGATCTCCGTCTCGATAAAGGCACCACGATGGAAGTCCGCCTCGATCGCGCTTTGCAAGTTCCACGCTAAGGCGAAGCAGTTCCAACAAGATTGTTTCCGTAGAGACGCGGCTCGCCGCGTCTCTTTTTTTGCGCCCCGGTGTATAACTGACTTTTCGGAGACTCACCATGAAATCTGGATTGATTCTTGCCTTACTCGTGCTGGCGACGTTGTCCTCGGCCCAGGCCCCCAACCTCACTGCGCTCCCCAACACCGTCTTCGTCGGCGCCGACGGAAAATTTGAGACCGCTCCCGACACCGCTGTGATCCAGTTCAACATCACAGCGCAAGCGGACACTGCCAAAGCCGCCTACGAGCAAGCCTCGAAATCCGCAGAAGGCACAAGGCAGGTCCTGCGCACCAATGGCATCGACCCCAAGGCCGCTGAAATCGGATTCTTCTCCGTCAACCCGATGTATGACTGGAAGAATCCCAAGCGCAAAGTGATCGGCTACCAGGTCACAACCAGCGTGAGTCTAAAGCTCAAGGACTTCGCCAAGATCGGCCCGATCACGCAGCAACTCGCCGACAGCGACGTGAGTGAGAGCCAGTCGCTCAGCTATACGCTCGAGAACATGGACGAAGCCAAAAGCAAGGCTGTGGCCGACGCGTATCGTCGCGCTCGCGCTTCCGCCCAGGCTCTGGCCACCGCCGCCGGCCGACCGTTGGGAGAACTCTCCTACGCTTCGGTGGATACTTCGGAAAACATTCGTATCTACGCGCCCATGCAGCGCAAAGGCGGACCCGTAATGGCCATGGAGATGTCCGCTCCCACGCAGGAATTCACGCCGCAGGAAGTCACTGTCACCGCGCACGTGAACGCCATGTTTACCTTGAAATAGTTCGAGAATGAATCAGGTGGGTGCCCCGTCCAAGCTTCGCTTGGGCGGGGGTAGTCAGATTTCAGAGCACGGCAAGACGCGCACTACTCGCGGACAATCACTTCCCGCCGGGACGTGATTCTGCTCGGGTCCACGCTCACTTCGCGCTGAATAATCATTTCGATCGACGTGCCTGGCTCCAGTTTCACATCGTTTCCCCGGGAGATCATCGCAATCGCCAATCCGGCGAGTCCGCCCGCGGCAGCACCTAATCCGGCGCCCTTCCCTCCCGCGCTCAACCCGCCGATGACCGCGCCTGTCGAGGCCGTGCTGGCAACCGTCCCAATATCCTTGCCCCGGTCGCTATCCTGACGAACCGTTCCTTCCGATCCCTTGATCGAAGTCTTGTCCGCGCCCGGAATGTTGTCGAGCGATCCCGGCAACATCACCGTATAGCCGCTGGGATAGATCATCGAAGTGAAGTGCATCAGCAATTCCGCGCGTCCCTTGATTCGTCCCGGACGTTGCACGCGGCTGATCTTCCCCTGCACATAGGTCCCAGCCGGGATGATGATTCGGTCCTCGACCACAAACGGAAATGTAGTCACGCAGTAAACGGGATCACCCTCTTTTGCATTGCGCGTCGAAATGGCCTGCTTCAACGCCAACGGAACTTTGGTTCCGGACGGAATCACCAGCCGAGGAGCAGTTCCTTCCACCGCGTTGGTGCTTTCCGGCACCGAAATTGCCGAGGTCGTCCGCGACACTTGTCCGGTCGCTGGCTGGGTAGGACCGGCTGGGGTTGAAGTATCCGGCGCCTGCGCTATTGCGCAGCCCGTCATCAACAGAGCGCCTAATACACGCATCCACATGAAACACCTCGTTGGGATGTTATTTGAGAACAAGCCTGATAACTCTGATGCGACCAGCAAAGCCATCGGTTAGCCGGGAAGATCTGCAGAACTACAAAGGTTGGGAGGTTTGCTGATCACTAACCACAAGGCACTGGCACTGGCACTGACACTGCCTCTATGCCCTTCGCCGTTCCTCATTCTCCCGCAGATTGCCCATGAACTGCGATTGCAGTTTCTGCGCGCATCCTTCTCCGCACACCGGCAACGCGCCTTCCTCGACGATCATTCTTTCGTTCCAGGGCGACAGGTGCAGCACAGGACTGGAATGATCACCGAATGACGACCACATCACCCACCACCGGTTATTGACGCCCTTTACCAAGCCACAATTCGGGCCGGCACAACGGAAGAACGGATTGGGAGCAAAATCGACCATGGACCCACCTGGAGGCAATATTGTATGCGAGGAACGATTTCAGAGCCACATATGGTTTAGGAGTCTGAAACCGCAGAAAATAAAGGGGGATAATCCAGATCCAAACAGGACGAACAACGAAGGGCGAAGGACTGAGTACTGAATGCTGAGGTCTACTTATAAATCAAATACTTCTCCCGCATCGCCATAAACGTTCCCAGCCGTTCTTCCCAGTCTTCTGAAATCCGCCTTGGATCCTGCCCCGCCAGCAACGCGTCATAAGTCGCCTGATTCAGCAGCAGATCCTGGATCCTATCGATCTTGAAGTCATTGGGATAAAGCTTATGCAAAGCAGTCGCGAGTTCTATTCCCAGTTCCGGAGCGTCCAAAGTGTTGCGTTCCAGTAATACGACATTCACGCCCTCGCATTTCTGTCCCGCGAAATTGCTGGACGAAGGCGTAAACGTCACTGGCACAAATCGTACGGCCGAAATGCCACGCTGGTTCAGCGACGCGGCGAGCTCTTTCCCTTTGATCCACGGCGCTCCTACGATTTCGAACGGAGTATCTGTCCCGCGTCCCACGGAAACGTTGGCGCCCTCAATCAATCCCACTCCCGGATACAGTGTCGCTTCCGTTAAGCTCCGCAAGTTTGGCGAAGGATTCACCCAACTCACTCCGGTGGAGTCAAACCAGTCGCCGCGCTGCCAGCCCTGCATGGCGACCACGTCGAGACGTGCTCCGATCTTCCGTTCGGCATTGAACATTTTCGCGAGTTCGCCCAGCGTCATCCCTTGCCGCACTGGCATCGGAAAATAATTCGTGAACATTTCACGCCCTTCATCCGACACCGGCCCCTGCACAAACGATCCCGTAACTGGATTGGGACGGTCCAGCACAACCACGTCGATTCCCGCCTTGGACGCCGCTTCCAGAAAATATCCGACACTCGTTTCATAGGTGTAGAAGCGGGTGCCTGCATCCTGAAGGTCGATCACCACCGCATCCAGCTTTTTCAAATCCTCCACCGCCGGACGCCGCGCCGCATCGCTCGCGCCATACACGCTGAGTACCGTGGTCCCCGTCACTGCGTCCTTGGTATTACTGACATCCGTGGTATCCAGAGTCCCCGTCACGCCATGCTCGGGACTGAAAATCACGTCCAGGGAAATTCCCGGCACGTGCGCGAGCACATCAATCGTTCGCCGCCCCTCCGAGTCGAGTCCCGTCTGATTCGTCAGCAACCCAATCCTGCGGGGAGCCGCTTCTTTCGCAGGCTTCAGCGCCGCAAACGCCGTTTCTTCGAGGACGTCGATCCCCGTCTTCACCGTTCCATTGCGCACTGCCAGCTTGCGCGCCCCACTCTGCATTTCGTTGTAGCCGGTCGTCTTCGCGAGCCGCAGCACTTCGGATTCAGCCGGCTTCAACGCCAACTCCGCCGCCACCGCAGTCGCGACTTTTGTGCGCAACGACACCGCAGTTCCCTTCTCACCCATGTGGACGGCATTCGACATCAGCACGATGTAGGTCCTGGTAATCG
It encodes the following:
- a CDS encoding SIMPL domain-containing protein, whose amino-acid sequence is MKSGLILALLVLATLSSAQAPNLTALPNTVFVGADGKFETAPDTAVIQFNITAQADTAKAAYEQASKSAEGTRQVLRTNGIDPKAAEIGFFSVNPMYDWKNPKRKVIGYQVTTSVSLKLKDFAKIGPITQQLADSDVSESQSLSYTLENMDEAKSKAVADAYRRARASAQALATAAGRPLGELSYASVDTSENIRIYAPMQRKGGPVMAMEMSAPTQEFTPQEVTVTAHVNAMFTLK
- a CDS encoding DUF1343 domain-containing protein, with protein sequence MQFPAKTLLLSVLLLSATAFAQAANDAHFSGLDSIINKAVADGQIPGAVVIVGHDGHVVYRKAYGNRAIEPRREAMTLGTVFDCASLTKVIATTTAVMQLWERGKIRMSDPVMKYLPEFAQNGKQDITVRQLLIHYSGLAPDLDLAKPFAGKEATYRLAFAETPERAPGSRFVYSDINFVVLGALIEKVSGESLDQYTQKHIFTPLGMKDTRYEPPHSWAARTAPTEEDENHHMLRGVVHDPTARRMGGVAGHAGLFSPADDLAKFAQALLDGGRGILTAATIAKMTSPQQPATGTAVRGFGWDIDSPFSTNRGELLPVGSFGHTGFTGVSLWIDPITRTYIVLMSNAVHMGEKGTAVSLRTKVATAVAAELALKPAESEVLRLAKTTGYNEMQSGARKLAVRNGTVKTGIDVLEETAFAALKPAKEAAPRRIGLLTNQTGLDSEGRRTIDVLAHVPGISLDVIFSPEHGVTGTLDTTDVSNTKDAVTGTTVLSVYGASDAARRPAVEDLKKLDAVVIDLQDAGTRFYTYETSVGYFLEAASKAGIDVVVLDRPNPVTGSFVQGPVSDEGREMFTNYFPMPVRQGMTLGELAKMFNAERKIGARLDVVAMQGWQRGDWFDSTGVSWVNPSPNLRSLTEATLYPGVGLIEGANVSVGRGTDTPFEIVGAPWIKGKELAASLNQRGISAVRFVPVTFTPSSSNFAGQKCEGVNVVLLERNTLDAPELGIELATALHKLYPNDFKIDRIQDLLLNQATYDALLAGQDPRRISEDWEERLGTFMAMREKYLIYK